The Acetivibrio saccincola genome window below encodes:
- the fliS gene encoding flagellar export chaperone FliS, which translates to MISNNPYGQYKENTVYTASSEELTLMLYNGLVKFLMQAQIALNENNIEKSNTAIIKAQNIVAEFRGTLDMNYEIAEQLDLLYDYMYRQLLEANIKKDVSIVEEVLVMAKELRNTWEQAMKIARQKNKTAKSG; encoded by the coding sequence ATGATAAGTAATAACCCGTATGGACAGTATAAAGAAAACACAGTGTATACAGCAAGTAGTGAAGAACTGACTCTTATGTTGTACAATGGGCTTGTAAAATTTTTAATGCAGGCACAGATAGCTTTAAATGAGAATAATATTGAAAAATCAAATACAGCAATAATAAAAGCCCAGAATATCGTTGCAGAGTTTAGAGGAACTTTGGACATGAATTATGAGATAGCAGAGCAATTGGATTTACTGTATGATTATATGTACAGGCAGCTTTTAGAGGCAAATATAAAGAAGGATGTTTCAATTGTTGAAGAAGTTTTAGTGATGGCAAAAGAGCTTAGAAATACATGGGAGCAGGCTATGAAAATTGCAAGACAAAAAAATAAAACCGCCAAAAGCGGCTAA